The genomic window aaaaaaaaaagaggtaaatgTTGGCTTTGAATTGTGTAAAATCAACTTTGcataaaataaatcaagatgGCAGTAAGTTTTAAAAGACAGGTCTATTTTTTAGGCAAAGTATAAGATGTAttctagagtttttaaaatttttaaaaagtaaattcagCATATCTGTCACTTCCATGTCATTCTGAGGACATAGAACCTTAGTTCTGTTGAGTAGCTGTCTTCCACAGTCATGTGATATCTCTAAgtcttcattttttcattaacAATACATAGGGAGAACATACACAGGCCTTATTTGTATTGGAAAGGGCCAAGTGAGACATACATAGACTGTGTTGTAATCCTAAAGAATGACAATAAAGAGCCATTTCTGGGCTCTCATCCAACACTACCCCGCTACTAACGGGTGTGTAACATCACTCAGAGGGTTTCCTTACATCACCAAGGAGAGTATAAGTTTACACAACTACTTACATGCTTTGTGTATAAAGGTGTATAATCAAttaattcatatatttgtttattctaaaGCAATCCTTAAATATCTTGAAAAGTGAGGATAGTACTTCCAAGTTACAAAGTCATACTCATCATGAGTCTTAATTGTCCTAcctcttaaaaaattaagagcCCAACCAAAGTTTAAATAGAAGAGCTTCAAGACATTTCCTCTACAACAATGAAATCTCTGGCATTTAAATGAAACCAATAAGCCAACTGGATTTAATTTCATTGTGATGCAATGTTTTCTATCttgaaaattttagtttttattcaagAATCATATTATTACCTGGAATTACTTCTACTTAGATTCATCTCTTTGCAAAATTTTAGAGGTAAACCAACtaattgttttcccttttctacTGCCTCCCATCCCCCGCCTCTTCTAGCAGGGTAGAGATGGAAAAACTCCAAAActccaactttctttctttcctttctttcctttctttcttttctttcttttctttcccttccttcccgttcttcccttccttcccttcccttccttccttcctttctttcttcttttttttttttttttttttttgagatggggtctcacgctatcacccaggctggagtgcactggcacaatctctgcacactgcaacctccacctcccaggttcaagcaattctcctgcctcagtctcgagagtagctggaactacaagcatgcgccacaatgcccagctaatttttgcatttttttagtagacacggggtttcaccatgttggccaggctggtctcgaactcctgacctcaggggatctgccctcctcagcctcccaaagtgctgggattacaggcaagagccaccatgcctggccaaaactccaattttcttatctttgaaCAAGATGCTATTGTCAGGAGGGGAAAGGACAAAGAGGGAGCCACGGCAGCAAACACTCTTACAGGGAAGGTCGGAGATTTTAACCTGCAATCTTTATATTACACATTAAAAGTCTACATTAACATTTCATGTCTTTTGAAAGTTTTGACCATGAGCCCCACCTCTCTTTTAGAACAAGGAGATAAATAAAATCTGTTAAGTCACCAGAATAAATCTGGAGACATATTTTCTGTTAAAGTAAGAATTTTAAAGTAATCAGAGCCTCATGGGTAAACTCCTTTGACAAACCCTCCCCCAACACACGgccatttttctgcattttcatgaTGTTTCACACctttcacaattattttaaccaccctctttttttttccttctgcattcAAATTAGTTAGAAGAAACTAAGCAGCTTCTATCAAGGTAACTTAAAGCAGCCCATTAAGAATACCATACAGCCTCTCCCACAGCAACCTCCATTctgattttaaataagaaatcccCAAATATCTGAATATGAACTGTCCTGAGATTTAGCTACtttaacaaaggaaacaattagtCACTTACCTGGTTCCTTCACTTAGGTACCATCTGGATaggtacaaagaaaaaataagatgggTACTGGAAAGTTGGAATATCTGAGTTTTTattgagaaaaggaagagaatattCCAAAGAAGCCTCGACAAAGTTCCACAGGATAATAAATAGAGCTACAGACAATGTTGTCTCACCATCTGTCTGAGAGTTCCTCTGGAATATTGTGCTTGCCCCTGGATTGGCAGAAGGGTTAAACTCCAAAGCTATATGtatagaaggagaaaagaaaaatgatgtaatcatttataaaaatttatcaacTCATTTATTTGACTGCTGCTtattcaacaagaagagccaCAAATAAATGGTCCCGTGACAGCCTGGGAGAATGAGACGAGAGAGCCAGGACCGGGCGATTGGGAGGGGAGGCGAAAAGAAAAACTGACTGGACTCAGTGGGGAAAGACTAAGGGGTGGGAATGCAAGGCAGAGCCAGCTTGTGCTCCTGGCCAGCCCGTGGGAAAGCTGGCTACAGGCAGAAAGGAGCTCGAAGTGGGCGGTGCCTCCCAGGGGACCTTGGGGACAGCAGCAGCCAGAAGCAAGCAGAAGGCAGATGGCACCCGTCACCTCCTTACTTTCAGGCATCTCCCGGTCATGGATGTGGTGCATGTGGAGGTCCTCACCAACTTCAACAGTCACCGCAGCAGGCTGCACAGCAGCAGCCATGGGTGCCCCTGCCATCCTGTCCCCAGCTCCTGCCATCCTGTCCCCAGCTCCTGCCTTATAGATCTAAGATTCAGAGGGACACACAGACCCCTGTTGCTGGTCAAACTCGGGGCTGATCCTGGGGCGCACACAACAGGTCGGTATGTTCCCCATGGGAGGCCTCTACTGTCTGCCACCACCTGGGCCTCTGCTCACAGCTTGGGCTCACACTCCTGCTGCCCTAGGCCAAGGCTATGCTGCACTTGCAGAGATGGTCTTGCCTGCTGCTCGTCTGCCCACCTTACaacccggccccggccccggatGGGACTGCAGGCCAAGGCCCGCACCCTGCCGCTTCCCCTGAGTTGACTTGTCTGCGAGGGTGAAGACCAGTCCGCTTATTCAATAGGTTGTGAACCCAACAAGCACTGAGAGACACAACAACTGCCTGAAGAGAGAACAGACggagctcctcctccttctgtaGTCACCTACAGACTGAAGCCCACTGGCCCAGATGGGAGCCCAGGCATGTGGCACACAATGCCCCACCCCACACTTCACAATGCCCTCCCCGACAGCTCACAGTGCCCCATCCTGGCTGCCACCCCTCCCCAACAGCTCAGAATGCCCCTGCCTGGGCTGCCCCACCCTGTGGCTTATGATGCTGCTGCTCTCCTGGCCCCTCGTGCAGTGCCAGTGGGACTAAGGTTTTCATCCATCACCAGTTTCCTGAGATTTTTAGTCCTAAGAAAAGCACAGGGTAGTTCGTTGCTTGAAGCCGTCTTCCTCTCTGAGTTCTACACAAAGCCTCAGTAAAGTGGGTCCCATTAGCAACCAAGCTGAACAACTTTTATTTGCTGACTGAATATAGATACACCTGAATGGCTGACTGCTTTTGTAACTAAACACTCCTCTCCTGTCTTCCAATGAGTGGTTGTTTTTGTCTGCAACTTGAACACAGCAATCCCTGGGGCCCTAGCATATTCTCAATAAAGAGTTACGGCTGTGTGTCTTGAATGACACCTTGGGACCcaccctgcctccacctccttctcCATAAAATAGAAACCTAACTTGTCCCTCCAAGCTCTGAAATGCTGAAACTTACCAACTCCCTTTTCTCCCCACTATTTCTTCCTTCCATGCCAGGgactttcagattttctttcttttactaacAAAGCACTATGCATGATTTTGTCATACAAAATTGAGAGCCATAAAGTGGGTTACTGCAGTCTAAAGTGGGTTACCACCGTCCTAATTCAATAAAGATGAATACTCGACATCTGGCAAGTAGTATGTGCCTGACAGTGTCCCCACTGTGATATGCTCATTTAACCTTCAGAAacaatctcattttacagattttacaGAAGAACTTGAGATGGAGAAGGtaagtaacttccccaaggtcacgTGACTGCTAAGGGTGGGGCCACAATTTGAGCCCAGGTAGTCTGAATCCCCCAATTCCTCAAGCATGATTATCAGAAATTatatcagtctgttttcacactgatataaagaaatacctgaggctgggtaatttataaaggaaagaggtttaattgactcacagtttcgcatggctgagaaggcctcaggaaacttacaatcatggcagaagggaaccAGATCTGACTTACATGGTGGCCAAACAGAGAGTGTGAACATGTGAAGGAGCAACCGTCAAacatgtataaaaccatcagatctcaactgggcacagtggctcacatctgtaaccctagtactttgggaggccaaggcaggtgggtcaactgaggtcaggagttcgagaccagcctagctaatgtagtgaaatcccatctgtactgcaaatacaaaaattagctgggtgtggtggcacatgcctgtaatccctgctactcaggaggctgaggcaggagaatcactggaacccaggaagcagaagctgcagtgagccaagatcacaccatcgcactccagcctgggcgacagagcaagactctatcccaaaaaacaaagcaaaaccctgtaagatctcatgaggactcactgaataccacaagaacagcatgaggaaaactaacccatgatccagtcacctcccccCAGGCCCCTCTCTTGACACATGAAGATTGTGGGGATTACAactcatgatgagatttgggtggggacatggccaaatCACATCAGAAAGTAAAAGCAGAAGTCAATCTTGGACGGGAAGTGACATtgtagattattattattttttgagatgaagttttgctcctgttgcacAGTGAAATTGTTtctctaatttcattttcagattgtgtCTTGCagatttatagaaatacaattgataaaTGATTCTGGCTATTAACGTTTTATGCTTCAACTTTGCtgaacacattttttctttttctttttttgagatggagtttcactcttgttccccaggctggagtgcaatagcgcgatcttggctcaccacaacctctacctcccgggctcaagtgattcccctgcctcagcctcccaagtagctgggattataggcatgtgacaccatgcccagctaattttgtattttcagtagagacagggtttctccatgttggtcaggctggtcttgaactccagacttcaggagatctgcccgcctcagtctcccaaagtgctgggactataggcataagccactgcgcccagccagattagtatattttttaaagaacttttttttttttttttttagcacaatcctgactcactgcaatttccgcctcctgggtccaagtgattctcattcAAGTGCctaagccttccaagtagctgggatggcaggagcccaccatcatgcttggctaatgtttgtatttttagtagagacggggtttcaccatgttggtcaggcatctgatcttgaactcctgacatcgaactcctgtgatccacctgccttggcctcccaaagtgctgggattataggcgtgagccactgctcctggacAGAACATTTTTTTGACGTGGATATTAACATGCCTCCCCTTCATCCAACATTGATTAAGTCCcttctacatgccaggcactgtatgtGTGAAATAGTCCCAACTCTCAATGAGTGTAGGCAGATGCACAAACAAAGGCTTAAGGAGTTCAGTTTTCTGAGACCACACTGCTAGACAGTATATGAACCTGGGATACAAACCTACCTCTATTTGACCTCAAATTTGATGCTGgggtgattttaattttattctgggAATTTGAGTCACTGAACCATAAAAAGGTGAAAAGTCTCTGTCAGATGTGTGTGTAGTGGTCTGTATAATAAGGAAGAACTGAAGGAAGCAATCAGACCAATTAAGAGACTTTATCTAAACGCAGAGTAATGCTAAGGGCAGTGGCAGTGacaaaagtggaagaaaaagttTGTGATCATTTGGGAGACAGACTAGGAAGTGCTTGGTCATGAGATGTGAAAGAAGAGGGGAAGTAGAGGGAAAACAGACCTGCTCAGGCTCTGCTGGGGAAGACTGGGTACATAGGGGTGCCTTCCTCCTGGCAGACAATGTAGGAAGAGAAATGGGTAAGGAGGAAAAGATAGTTTTTTACTCTCAGTGTCACATTAAAATGGAACTCTCTGGTCAAAAGTTGAATATAAATCTCTGTAGGCTAAGTCCATTTGTGACATCCCAacatatgttttcaaaaataacacACATACTAAATCAGCCGTTAAGAGTAACTGGGgaaatttcctaaaatttacatgcTCAGAATatcatcatttttcatttatcacTCTCATGGAGCAACTTTGAATCTATGGTTACAGCAAATGAAGCAtcttgtataaaataaagcaaagacatgaaacaaaacatttaaaattctattgtCAGAGAATGGAGAAAGCAACTGAAGCCATGGGCGTGGAGGTGATTGCCTTGAGAGGTTGTGTACAGTAAGGAGAAGTGGGAAGAAAGAAGATCTGGAGAATAGGGTGATTTACACGGCATTAAGTGAAGTTTGCAAAAGTGAGCACTGGGAGTCAAGAGACCTGCGTATGAATCAGGAATGGCTGCTCCTGTGAGTTGTTAGAAAGGAGATGAtgccttcttttcatttctataacagcagcacctagcacagtgcctgttcAATAGGTACTCAGCATGTATTATCCCAATGCACAGAGTCAAATTTTGCCAGGAGGTAGGAAAGCTACAAATCAGCTATGGCAACTTAGTGATTGGgcttgtgtgtgtgagtgagctGGGTGTCAGGCAGTGGGTAAAGTAGTGAACTGGAGGTGAGAAAACAATGACACAAACTCAGGGCTTCTCTTCCCTAGTATTTGGCTGAGAAGAGAGACGTAGCAGTAGTTAAAGGGAGATACGTGGTAAAGAAAGCCTTTTATTCCAAGATTGAACAAAAGCGTGAGTATACTTCTATGTTAAAGGGAAAAAGCCaacagagaaaacacatttttgaggttagaagagaaggaagaacgAATGCACAAGGGCCCCAAAAGGCACACGTGCATGCAATCCGATCAGAGACAGATTAGCTTTGGACTCCTACAAAAGCAAGAAGGGAGAAAGGCCCATGTGACTCTAGGGATATTTCTGGTAGAGGAAAGGTTTAGGAAAAGATCATTTGATGACCTTTATTttaacagactttttaaaaaaaaactactgtGGGAAAAAGAATATGATGTATAGAAAAGTCTACACTTCTTGATACAACTAACTTAAAAAAAGCCTGATACActaaacaaaacccaaataatATGTTCCCTAAAAGTGGGTAACTTGAAAAGCAATTTGAGCAAAAATCAAGGAGTTAAATTACAAATAACCATATCAACAAAGTGAACGATGGGTTTAATTTTTcccacaaaaagttaaaagaaataacagcaactttaggggaagaggaaaaaataactaagaaaattATATGCAATTGCAACATGTGTGAATATTTACAAACTCTAACATATAACTACAAAAAGGACcagaagaatcagtatcatagGAAGCAAAGGGTCATTTCAAAAATCAGAGGAGGGatgattcatttttaatttaattctgtggaaaatatttaagtaatgTTTGAGGACAAAAATAGGTGATAAGTTGAAATGCAGGAAACCACAGTGGAaggaaaaagaattcaagaaagcTCAGTTTCAGTAACCAATAGCTAGTAAAATCTTCAGGACCTAGAGGTTACAATCTGCGTTAATAGTGTCTGAAGACCTAGAGATGTCATTAGATACCATTTTGGATAATTCTTGCAGACTTGAGATGATGTCTATTTAAAGTTACAAAATAGTGCCTGTATTTCTGTATTCATTACAGAAAACAATTGGATATGGAAAGGAAACTAGCATGCTATGCCACAATCTCTAAAGAAAGATTAGGGAAGTTTCAATTAAAGCAAGAATAATcacaataaaagtttaaaaccCTTTGCAagcatatatgaaaaatatacaaaagtttgtaattatctttttttaagctaagagaacagaaaacatgagaaaaattaaattataaaatgaaccTTTGGTTTAGAGGTAAGAAACATTTTATGACAGGAGATCAGGGTTGCACAGTGTATTATGTGAATGTTGTGACTCATTGGTTTCATCTTGGATATCATAACTTGACATTTTGTAAAAGTGATTTTTCATGGGAAATTTTTCAGGTGCCCTATAAGTCCTGTCCCATCAGAAGCAAATAATAATCTTCCATATTCTTGAGATAGCTTAATGGCATCTTCTACAGTCTTCCATTGTTTAGGTAAACCTGGGAATCATGTTTGGGTATCGTCTCATCCAACTTCTTTACCCATCCCCATCATAAGTCAGGAAGGTGTTGGATATTTTCTGCTCTAGCAATTAACTCATCACTAATCCTGGAGTTGTTTGCTATTCCAGTCATTTGTCCTACTTCACTTTCCATAAGCACAATGAATTTCCCACCATTGACTGACTCCTAAACCATACTGAATTTGTACGTCTGATTTGACTTTGTGAGCAAAAGTTCTATGTATATCCTATAATTCTTGCCTAGTATGAAACTTACTTTCAGTAGAGATTGTATTTCTGCACTCATGCACCTATGTAACTTGCACTGTTACTGCTGGTCGGGCTTTGCAGGGGTCATGATAACCTCCTGGGTTCTCTGGAAGAGGGACATATTCTTCAGGATGACGTTGTAATACTTTGTTAGCTAAAATCTTTTATCTATCTAAATGGATAGTTCCTAATGTCTTGAGTAATAAGGctggtactttttatttttcttcactcttCAAGTTGATGTGACCAATTCCTGAGGTTGGGTAATCAGGCCACTATCAGACTGGTCTTTGCCAGAACTTTTTGCCTAATATATTTCTCTACTGCTTTCTACAGGTCACTGGATGTTAATATGGGTTCtggaatcaattttaaaaaatgttttgtgaatgACTTGAAGAtggtcatttaattttcaaatataatttgcaAGTGAAATGTGTAGGACTCTGATAAGGCACAATGACCTAGACCCTGGGTATGATCCCCTCAATAGAGGCAAATAGTGAATTGAGCAAGCTCACTCATGTCTGCTTACACCAGTCACTTCTGAACTGCTCAATGGCAGGCAGGGGGAATGACCTCTAGTTGGCAGATGTCCACTCACTATGACCCTGGATTGGACATATAGTTACCTTGAGTCAGGCCACTCAACTGTGTTGGACTAATCCTTGGAGATACACTCATTAGTGACTATTAAGGTACCTGAGTTATTAGATGCCTGTAGACTATGCCCAGTGATATGTGCATTAGGTGCAAAAGCTTTCTAGCTGCGCTGACACTGACTGAAGCTGTGAGGTTTCACGACATGTCAGCCAAATACATATGTTCAGATTTACCATTTATCAAGAGGTCTTCACACTATTAATTACACAATTATTATTCTACACACAGGCAGTAATAAAGCAAGTAAAAAACCACAGCCATGGCCCGGGAGACCAGTGTACCTCCAGAAGAGTCCAGTGGGTCCAGAAGCCCTTTGGATGCTGGTCAGAGGCTCCTTTTGGGCAGAGATCACAGCAGCAGACAACAGGTCTGGAGAAGTCCTTAGAGTTCTCATGGACAAAGCTTCTGAAGGCATCTTAGACAAGACCTTGTGTTTGCTGGTTTTATGATCCTCTGCAGATGGGTCTATTCTCATTATCTCAGCCACCTTTCACTTCCTATCAGTTCATTTCAGGTCTCTCATGATCCCAGGCAGCAGTAGTTGTTACCTGATCACTTCAGTTCATTCATATATGTTTATCTCTTTGGGGATGAGGGGACAACTTCACTGTGGACTTCATTCTACTGGAGATGAGTGACCCCATTTTAAGACATCAGGATCACAAATTAATATCACCTATCATCAGGGCAGACAATAGCTACCACCTGGGGCTGAAAGCAGGTAACTCCATTTATTCTGAAAACATTCTGTCTCGATTATGGTGCCAGTTGCCGCGAGGGACTTCCTTTCCACCACCTGTTTTTCACAAGGTTTGAGTCTGAACTGCTAACATTCTACTGATTTCTGGGTGAAGGGACTGACTGCACCATCCTAGCCTGTCACAGCACTTGCCCCAGTACTCCCACTTTAAGAGTTGTCCACCCTGTCCAGAACCACAGTCAATTAATcccctcattttctctcttaagagaataaacaggccaggcgcagtggctcacaactgtaatcccagcactttagggggccaaggcgggtggatcacttgaagttaggagttccagaccagcttcaCCTACAtactgaaacctcatctctactaaaaaaaaaaaaaaaaaaaaaaaaaaaaaaaaaattagctgggtgtggtggcaggcatctataatcccagttactcgggaggctaaggcaggagaatcacttgaatctggaggcagagggtgcagtgagccaagattgtgccacagtattccagcctgggcgacagagctacactccctcttaaaagaaaaaaaaagagagagagagagagaataaacaaCACATCTCACGTACACACTCATGCCCCTCTTACCCCAAAtaccaaacacacaaaaacccaaTCTGTCTCCTTCTACCTAAGCAATTTTAGATAGTCACTTTCTCATAATTACCTTAAGCTCCCTGACTTGCTGCTTGTCCTTTCTCTGGCAAAATCTCATTCCCGGATGAGCCTCCCTTTGTGTTTCCTCAATGACACCACTTAGTTGAAccagaaaaaatatcaaaaagtggTCAGAGATATCATCATGCATTCAAATTACTTACACAAAAAATTGGCTCTAAATATTTCCAGAAAtcagtaaaagtttttttttctccaatgacATTATTTCTTCAGAAGCCCAACATGTATAACCTATTTTTTCTATGTTCTTCTAACATTTATTCAACTTCTTTCATCTGACATCTTGTGAAATCATTCAAGGAGAAAATATATCCCATTAGGCAAGAGCCGACCATATTCCCATCACCTGAGAAAATAATACGCACAGGATGCACCCACCTCCCCTTTCTCTGCCTCATCATGTCAGAAAAGGTACCCCTCATTTTTTCACAAGGCAAATCTGAGATATAAGATTTAGatggcctgtaattccagcacttggggagaccaaTGCAGACAGATTATTTGAGTCTGAGAGTTTGAAAGAAGCGTAAGCAACTTAGGGAAACTCCATCGCTCAAACAAATacaattagcctagcatggtggtgtggtggtatgtgcctgtagtcccagctactcagggtggGGAgcactgaggtggaaggatcacttgagcctggaaggttgtggctgcagtgagccgtgatcatgccactgcactccagccagggtaacagacAGTTCTAAAAGGATCTTCTCTGttacaaataatcaaataaacaGGTGGCCATGAGGCTGAGCTGGCTGCAGTGCACCCAATTCCTCCTTAAGCAAACCAAAATTTGACTCAGtgtaaataataaaaggaaacttAAGCTTAACCAATCAGAAACCACCAACTAACATCTAACTAGAGACTTTTCACTGTAATGTTCCAAATGAGGCCACTGCTCCACTTTACTCaatcaagtattttctttttcttccacattcACCATGTAAAATTCTCCCCCAACCGTCCCTAAGCCTCTCTGTAGGACCTCTGAGCTGCCTGCAGTCTGGGGCTGCCTAGTTTATAAATATCTGAATGCTCACATATCTTTTCTAATGTTTCAAAGTGTCTCTGCTGTAGGAGGTTGTTTGTGG from Theropithecus gelada isolate Dixy chromosome 9, Tgel_1.0, whole genome shotgun sequence includes these protein-coding regions:
- the LOC112631035 gene encoding arf-GAP with GTPase, ANK repeat and PH domain-containing protein 5-like, whose amino-acid sequence is MAGAGDRMAGAPMAAAVQPAAVTVEVGEDLHMHHIHDREMPETLEFNPSANPGASTIFQRNSQTDALEFNPSANPEASTIFQRNSQTDVVEIRRSNCTNHRGHL